Sequence from the Amycolatopsis sp. NBC_00345 genome:
GAGTTCATCGAGGTCCACCAGCCGCTGGGCGGCGTGGACAGCCACGGCCACGCCGTGCCGCTGGAGTACCAGGGCGCGACCGTGCCGAAGAAGATGAACAAGCTCGGCACCGCCGGGCACGCCGTTCCGGGGTCCCTGTGGACGCCGGACCCGCCGGAGGAGTCGGCCGCGCTGGAGCGGGCGTCGCACCATGGCAATGGCAATGGCAATGGCAACGGCAACGGGCACGCCGGTCAGGACGACGTCGACGGGGCTTCGCCGGAGACCCAGCCGGAGTCGCACCAGATCGGCTCCGGGCACTAGTCCTTCAGTCACGGCGAAGGCCCCTTCACCCAAGCAGCGGGTGGAGGGGCCTTCGCCGTGACTTGCCTGGTGCGGTCCGCTTTCAGGCGCCTTCGACGCCGATCTCGAACGCCGAGTCGGTGTCCGCGCGCGAGTAGGAGCGGAACGCGATGTGCGTGACCGTGTCCAGCACCCCGTCGACCTTGCCGATGCGGCCGGGGACGAGGTCGGCCAGGTCTTCGTGCGCCCGGACCCGCACGGTGGCGATCAGGTCGACGTCGCCGGCGCAGGAGTAGACCTCCGCGACCCCGTCCAGGTCCGCGATCGCCTGCGCGGCCTCCGGGATCGCGTCGGCCTCTAGATTGATCAGCACGATCGCCGTGATCACAGCGTTCCTCCACTCCCTGGCGGTAACCGACGAGCGCGATCGTAGCCGGGTCAGCCCGCCACCCGCTCCAGCGTCCGGGCGCCCGCCGCGAGGTCGAGCCAGCCGCGCCAGCCCGCGACGGCGGTGGGCTCGGCCCAGGGCCGGGTGGTGCGCACCAGCCGGACTCCGGGCCGGGCCAGCCAGCGCAACAGGACTCCGACCTCCTCGCCGGACGCGCCGTGCAGCGGCCCCTCACCGGGCAGCACGGTCTCGGCGGCCGCGACCAGTTGCTCCACGACCGGCATCGGCGGCACGCCCCGGCGCGCGACACCGGCGGACGCGAGCTTGCCGTGACGGATCACGGACAGCTCCCAGCCGCCGTTGCTGTCCGGGGCGGCGGCGATCAGCTCGGCGATCGACGCCAGCGCGGCCTGCCGGTGCGCCCGGCCGACGGCGCGGAC
This genomic interval carries:
- a CDS encoding Lrp/AsnC family transcriptional regulator, whose amino-acid sequence is MITAIVLINLEADAIPEAAQAIADLDGVAEVYSCAGDVDLIATVRVRAHEDLADLVPGRIGKVDGVLDTVTHIAFRSYSRADTDSAFEIGVEGA